In one Gossypium hirsutum isolate 1008001.06 chromosome D09, Gossypium_hirsutum_v2.1, whole genome shotgun sequence genomic region, the following are encoded:
- the LOC107926502 gene encoding two-component response regulator ARR2: MNSSSGKSYMSTASSSVLWKAGGDVVADQFPAGLRVLLVDDDPTCLMILEKMLKACQYNVTKCNRAETALSMLRENRNGFDIVISDVHMPDMDGFKLLEHIGLEMDLPVIMMSADDGKNVVMKGVTHGACDYLIKPVRIEALKNIWQHVVRKRKNEWKDFEQSGSVEEGDRQPKQSEDADYSSSANEGNWKSSKRRKDDEDENDERDDTSTLKKPRVVWSVELHQQFVAAVNQLGIEKAVPKKILELMNVPGLTRENVASHLQKYRLYLRRLSGVSQHPSNLNNSFMNPQDATFGPLDLQALAATGQLPAQSLATLQAAGLGRSTAKSGIPMPLIDQRNIFSFENPKLRFGEAQQQHVSNNKQTNLLHGIPTTMEPKQLAGLHHTAQSMGNMNMPVLSHGSQSSQNNPLLMQMAQPQARGQMLNDSTVGLAPRLLSPRGQSMLSNGMATNVSTRNGVPENIRAPSYNPVSQTSLMLNFPMNHTSELPGNSFPLVSTPGISSLAPKVAFQEDVNSEIKGSVGFMPSYDIFNDLNQHKPQNWELQNVGMMFNSSQHSNSLQGNLDHTQSILVQQGFLSGQNRNSTVISKAMFSAGDSTGHVNAQNSNQHLNSLLDNTVRVKSERVADTAPANLYPDHFGQEDLMSALLKQQDIIAPAENNDFDFDGYSIDNIPV; encoded by the exons ATGAATTCAAGTAGTGGGAAATCATATATGTCAACTGCTAGTTCGAGTGTTCTTTGGAAAGCTGGTGGAGATGTAGTTGCTGATCAGTTCCCTGCTGGTTTACGAGTTCTTCTTGTTGATGATGATCCGACTTGTCTTATGATCTTAGAAAAGATGTTAAAAGCTTGTCAATATAATG TTACTAAATGTAATCGAGCCGAGACCGCATTATCGATGCTAAGAGAGAACAGAAATGGGTTCGATATCGTCATCAGCGACGTTCATATGCCAGATATGGATGGATTTAAACTTCTTGAACATATTGGATTAGAGATGGATCTGCCTGTTATCA TGATGTCTGCGGATGATGGAAAAAATGTTGTTATGAAAGGTGTTACGCATGGTGCCTGTGATTACCTGATCAAACCAGTTCGTATCGAGGCGTTGAAGAACATATGGCAGCACGTGGTTCGGAAGAGGAAGAATGAGTGGAAGGACTTTGAGCAATCAGGAAGTGTGGAAGAAGGAGATCGGCAACCAAAACAATCTGAAGATGCAGATTACTCATCCTCAGCTAATGAAGGGAATTGGAAAAGCTCAAAACGGAGGAAGGACGATGAAGATGAAAATGATGAGAGGGATGATACATCAACGCTAAAGAAGCCGAGGGTTGTTTGGTCTGTTGAACTCCATCAACAGTTTGTTGCAGCAGTTAATCAACTAGGCATCGAAA AGGCTGTCCCGAAGAAAATTTTGGAGTTGATGAACGTTCCCGGACTTACTAGAGAAAATGTTGCCAGCCACCTTCAG AAATATCGCTTGTATCTTAGAAGGTTGAGTGGGGTATCGCAACACCCGAGTAATCTGAATAATTCTTTTATGAATCCCCAAGATGCAACTTTTGGGCCACTCGATCTTCAAGCTCTTGCTGCCACTGGTCAACTTCCCGCACAAAGTCTTGCCACACTCCAAGCAGCAGGGCTTGGTCGGTCAACTGCTAAATCAGGCATACCTATGCCCCTCATTGATCAAAGAAACATTTTTAGCTTCGAAAACCCAAAGTTAAGATTTGGAGAAGCGCAGCAACAACATGTGAGCAATAATAAGCAAACGAATTTACTTCATGGAATTCCAACAACTATGGAGCCAAAACAGCTTGCCGGCTTGCACCACACGGCGCAATCAATGGGAAACATGAATATGCCAGTCCTTTCCCACGGTTCACAAAGTAGCCAAAATAATCCGTTATTGATGCAGATGGCTCAGCCACAGGCTAGAGGACAAATGCTCAATGATTCCACTGTCGGTCTTGCTCCAAGGCTTCTTTCACCAAGGGGGCAGTCCATGTTATCCAATGGAATGGCTACGAATGTCTCTACAAGAAATGGGGTTCCGGAAAATATCCGAGCCCCTAGTTATAATCCAGTTTCTCAGACGTCTTTGATGTTGAACTTCCCCATGAACCACACTTCAGAACTACCTGGTAACAGTTTCCCTCTTGTAAGTACACCAGGGATTTCTAGTCTCGCACCCAAAGTGGCTTTTCAGGAAGACGTTAACTCAGAAATCAAAGGATCAGTGGGTTTTATGCCAAGTTACGATATATTTAATGACTTGAATCAGCATAAACCCCAAAACTGGGAACTACAGAACGTAGGCATGATGTTCAATTCCTCTCAGCATTCGAACTCTCTTCAAGGTAACCTTGATCACACACAATCGATTTTAGTTCAACAAGGATTCTTGTCCGGACAGAACAGGAATTCAACCGTCATAAGTAAGGCAATGTTCTCAGCCGGAGATAGTACTGGCCATGTGAATGCTCAAAACAGTAATCAACATCTCAACTCCCTTCTTGACAATACAGTAAGGGTCAAATCCGAGAGAGTTGCTGATACGGCCCCTGCCAATCTATACCCTGATCACTTCGGACAAGAGGATCTCATGAGTGCTCTTTTGAAACAG CAAGACATCATCGCACCGGCTGAAAACAACGATTTCGATTTCGATGGATATTCCATCGATAATATTCCAGTTTAA
- the LOC107926540 gene encoding protein DEHYDRATION-INDUCED 19 homolog 4 has translation MESNSWSFRFSHSSSSSSSSRRRQSRSDLFLGGGYEEIDGDEDFKAQFLCPFCAEDFDIVGLCCHIDEEHPVEAKNGVCPVCAKRVGMDIVSHITMQHGNFLKVQRKRRLRKGGSNLTFSMLRKELREGNLQALLGGSSFLPSPNVEADPLLSSFMFSPPTGDEPLSLQPLSIAEASVVKESGNKEFLGRKPQQSQLSDKDHEEKARRCEFIQGLLMSTFLDNNL, from the exons ATGGAGTCAAATTCATGGAGCTTTCGATTCtcccattcttcttcttcttcgtcttcGTCAAGGCGTCGTCAATCACGATCTG ATCTGTTTCTAGGAGGAGGATATGAAGAAATTGACGGAGATGAGGATTTCAAGGCACAGTTTTTATGTCCATTTTGCGCTGAGGATTTCGACATTGTTGGACTTTGTTGCCATATCGATGAAGAACATCCTGTTGAAGCCAAAAACGGG GTGTGCCCAGTTTGTGCGAAGAGGGTCGGAATGGATATTGTCAGCCACATTACCATGCAACATGGGAATTTTCTTAag GTTCAGCGCAAGCGGAGATTACGCAAGGGTGGGTCCAATTTGACATTTTCGATGTTGAGAAAAGAGCTGCGAGAAGGAAATTTGCAGGCCCTTCTTGGGGGATCTTCATTTCTTCCTTCTCCCAATGTTGAAGCCGATCCGTTATTATCTTCATTTATGTTTAGTCCTCCCACAGGTGATGAGCCTTTAAGCTTGCAACCTCTTTCTATTGCCGAAGCAAGTGTGGTAAAGGAAAGTGGAAATAAAGAATTTCTGGGAAG AAAGCCTCAACAGTCCCAACTGTCGGACAAGGATCACGAGGAGAAAGCTAGAAGGTGCGAGTTCATCCAAGGACTGTTGATGTCCACTTTTCTTGACAATAACTTATAA
- the LOC107926539 gene encoding uncharacterized protein isoform X2, translated as MSESGVVRNRGGGRRLPPRMHRQQPQMEWRRRQEQRPLLPGTSSENRTENEVPPTSSSSPANSGYDDSERNNNNNPTNLDRFLEFTTPVVPAQRLPQTIITRRRRRRRHSPENPLYFVLKDLWESMEEWSVYGAGVHILLDGYPVIQYYVPYLSAIQLYIDPSRPSTSQRRPGEESSTMSSSSSGSNDAIQGAQSHVEIGDAEISALNRLSLRDRPKTETRNSPAGQLVFEYFEQDEPSSRKPLTNTVSDLASQFPALTTYRSCDLLPSSWISVAWYPIYRVPMGPTLKNLDACFLTYHCLSTPSNGTATDSLPFRGFNIREFDAAEMPSKLALPTFGLAFYKFQASIWNAPDVIESPKANSLLQEADNWLRHLQFDHPDFRFFVTHT; from the exons ATGTCGGAATCCGGCGTCGTTCGTAACCGAGGCGGTGGTAGGCGGTTGCCGCCGAGGATGCACCGACAACAGCCACAGATGGAGTGGCGGCGTCGGCAGGAACAAAGGCCGTTGCTTCCCGGGACTTCGTCGGAGAACAGAACGGAAAACGAGGTACCCCCAACATCATCTTCTTCGCCGGCGAATAGTGGCTACGATGACAGTGAAagaaacaataacaataatccgACGAATTTGGATCGGTTCTTGGAGTTCACAACTCCGGTGGTTCCAGCTCAACGTTTACCTCAG ACAATCATAACCCGACGGCGTCGGCGACGGCGACACTCACCGGAGAATCCTCTGTATTTTGTTCTCAAGGATTTGTGGGAATCTATGGAGGAATGGAGTGTGTATGGAGCTGGGGTTCATATTTTGTTGGACGGGTACCCTGTAATTCAATACTATGTCCCCTACTTGTCTGCCATTCAGCTGTATATTGACCCTTCAAGACCCTCCACAAGCCAAAG GAGGCCTGGTGAGGAGAGTAGTACCATGTCATCTAGTAGCAGTGGGAGCAATGATGCCATCCAGGGAGCTCAGAGTCATGTCGAGATTGGAGATGCTGAAATCTCGGCATTGAATAGATTGTCACTTAGAGATAGGCCTAAAACTGAGACTCGTAACAGTCCTGCAGGTCAACTTGTTTTTGAGTACTTCGAGCAAGATGAGCCATCTAGTCGGAAGCCTTTGACCAACACA GTTTCGGATCTAGCATCTCAATTCCCAGCTTTGACGACCTACAGAAGCTGTGATCTCTTGCCTTCGAGCTGGATTTCCGTGGCATG GTATCCTATATATAGGGTGCCAatgggtccaactttgaaaaaccTGGATGCCTGCTTTCTAACATATCACTGCCTTTCTACACCATCAAACG GTACTGCCACAGATAGCCTACCCTTCCGAGGCTTTAACATCAGGGAGTTTGATGCTGCCGAAATGCCCTCGAAGCTAGCATTGCCTACCTTTGGACTTGCTTTCTATAAGTTCCAAGCTTCCATCTGGAATGCCCCCGACGTTATCGAGTCTCCGAAAGCCAATTCCCTTTTACAAGAGGCTGATAATTGGCTTAGGCATTTGCAATTTGATCATCCAGATTTCAGGTTCTTTGTTACCCATACTTGA
- the LOC107926539 gene encoding uncharacterized protein isoform X1, translating to MSESGVVRNRGGGRRLPPRMHRQQPQMEWRRRQEQRPLLPGTSSENRTENEVPPTSSSSPANSGYDDSERNNNNNPTNLDRFLEFTTPVVPAQRLPQTIITRRRRRRRHSPENPLYFVLKDLWESMEEWSVYGAGVHILLDGYPVIQYYVPYLSAIQLYIDPSRPSTSQRRPGEESSTMSSSSSGSNDAIQGAQSHVEIGDAEISALNRLSLRDRPKTETRNSPAGQLVFEYFEQDEPSSRKPLTNTVSDLASQFPALTTYRSCDLLPSSWISVAWYPIYRVPMGPTLKNLDACFLTYHCLSTPSNVGTATDSLPFRGFNIREFDAAEMPSKLALPTFGLAFYKFQASIWNAPDVIESPKANSLLQEADNWLRHLQFDHPDFRFFVTHT from the exons ATGTCGGAATCCGGCGTCGTTCGTAACCGAGGCGGTGGTAGGCGGTTGCCGCCGAGGATGCACCGACAACAGCCACAGATGGAGTGGCGGCGTCGGCAGGAACAAAGGCCGTTGCTTCCCGGGACTTCGTCGGAGAACAGAACGGAAAACGAGGTACCCCCAACATCATCTTCTTCGCCGGCGAATAGTGGCTACGATGACAGTGAAagaaacaataacaataatccgACGAATTTGGATCGGTTCTTGGAGTTCACAACTCCGGTGGTTCCAGCTCAACGTTTACCTCAG ACAATCATAACCCGACGGCGTCGGCGACGGCGACACTCACCGGAGAATCCTCTGTATTTTGTTCTCAAGGATTTGTGGGAATCTATGGAGGAATGGAGTGTGTATGGAGCTGGGGTTCATATTTTGTTGGACGGGTACCCTGTAATTCAATACTATGTCCCCTACTTGTCTGCCATTCAGCTGTATATTGACCCTTCAAGACCCTCCACAAGCCAAAG GAGGCCTGGTGAGGAGAGTAGTACCATGTCATCTAGTAGCAGTGGGAGCAATGATGCCATCCAGGGAGCTCAGAGTCATGTCGAGATTGGAGATGCTGAAATCTCGGCATTGAATAGATTGTCACTTAGAGATAGGCCTAAAACTGAGACTCGTAACAGTCCTGCAGGTCAACTTGTTTTTGAGTACTTCGAGCAAGATGAGCCATCTAGTCGGAAGCCTTTGACCAACACA GTTTCGGATCTAGCATCTCAATTCCCAGCTTTGACGACCTACAGAAGCTGTGATCTCTTGCCTTCGAGCTGGATTTCCGTGGCATG GTATCCTATATATAGGGTGCCAatgggtccaactttgaaaaaccTGGATGCCTGCTTTCTAACATATCACTGCCTTTCTACACCATCAAACG TAGGTACTGCCACAGATAGCCTACCCTTCCGAGGCTTTAACATCAGGGAGTTTGATGCTGCCGAAATGCCCTCGAAGCTAGCATTGCCTACCTTTGGACTTGCTTTCTATAAGTTCCAAGCTTCCATCTGGAATGCCCCCGACGTTATCGAGTCTCCGAAAGCCAATTCCCTTTTACAAGAGGCTGATAATTGGCTTAGGCATTTGCAATTTGATCATCCAGATTTCAGGTTCTTTGTTACCCATACTTGA